The following proteins are encoded in a genomic region of Dyadobacter sp. UC 10:
- a CDS encoding glycoside hydrolase family 76 protein: MLLKRSWLLSFFSCCCFLSGNAQENIHYQERIRLINANINEVFYDQKSGLYIETNGKNEKPHSYLWPLCALMQAENEAEATLSESQLMQPVLNAIAKYKNNDALAPGYQAYVTKEQKDSRFYDDNQWIAIAALDAYNRNKNPSYLNLAEEIYRFMMTGYDKKSGGGLYWKEDEKNTKNTCSNGPGILVALQLYKLNKKPEYLNTALDLYTWTNKHLRSPDGTYWDAIKIPSMKIDSAKYTYNTGTMLQSNVLLYEITKEKKYLDEANKIAEAARDFFYVNNKLPGNYWFNVVLLRGYEELYKVNKDKSIFSFFVDDAERIWKEERDEHNLMGRKPEKSLIDQGAMLEMYARLARLTKE; encoded by the coding sequence ATGCTTTTGAAAAGATCGTGGCTTTTGAGCTTCTTTAGTTGTTGCTGTTTCCTATCTGGCAATGCCCAGGAAAACATTCATTACCAGGAGCGTATCAGGCTGATCAATGCGAATATCAACGAGGTATTTTATGATCAAAAATCTGGCCTTTATATTGAAACGAATGGAAAAAATGAAAAGCCGCATTCGTACCTGTGGCCGCTCTGTGCATTAATGCAAGCCGAGAATGAGGCAGAGGCAACGCTTTCGGAAAGCCAGCTGATGCAGCCGGTTTTGAATGCAATTGCGAAGTATAAAAATAATGATGCGCTGGCGCCGGGTTACCAGGCTTATGTCACAAAAGAGCAAAAGGATTCGCGGTTTTATGATGATAATCAGTGGATCGCGATTGCGGCGCTCGATGCCTATAACCGGAACAAGAATCCATCTTATCTGAACCTGGCGGAGGAGATTTACAGGTTTATGATGACGGGTTACGACAAAAAATCAGGCGGCGGTCTTTATTGGAAGGAGGATGAAAAAAACACAAAGAATACCTGCTCAAATGGTCCGGGAATCCTTGTGGCGCTGCAGTTATACAAATTGAATAAAAAGCCCGAATACCTGAACACGGCACTGGACCTTTATACGTGGACAAACAAACATTTACGTTCTCCTGACGGTACTTACTGGGATGCGATCAAGATTCCTTCCATGAAAATTGACTCGGCCAAGTACACTTATAATACGGGTACCATGCTGCAATCCAATGTATTATTATATGAAATCACCAAAGAAAAGAAGTATCTCGATGAGGCAAATAAGATCGCTGAGGCGGCCCGGGACTTCTTTTATGTGAACAACAAATTGCCGGGAAACTATTGGTTCAATGTCGTGTTACTTCGCGGCTATGAGGAGCTTTATAAAGTGAATAAGGACAAAAGCATTTTCAGCTTTTTCGTCGATGATGCGGAAAGGATCTGGAAAGAGGAGCGGGACGAGCATAACCTGATGGGCAGGAAACCTGAAAAATCACTGATTGATCAGGGCGCTATGTTGGAAATGTATGCGCGACTGGCACGTTTGACCAAAGAGTAA
- a CDS encoding alpha-L-fucosidase, giving the protein MRKSITALFLLTALNTFAQTPPKPYGALPAPRQILWHQTEVYGLIHFTPTTFENKEWGFGDADPKTFNPSDFNAEQIVLAAKAGGLKGIVLVAKHHDGFALWPTKTTEYNISKSPFRDGKGDLVKEVADATRKHGLKFGVYCSPWDRNNAKYGTPEYLAIYREQLRELYTNYGELFMSWHDGANGGDGYYGGAREKRSIDNTTYYQWDSTWTNLTRKLQPNANIFSDIGWDVRWAGNEDGSVNETSWATLTPKPSEGQNVAVPGQANATENPGGTRNGKFWIPAECDVPLRKGWFYHPNEKPKTPEKLFDLYLKSVGRGAALDLGLAPDTRGQLHADDVATLKAFGDRVSKTFATNLISRATSKAVNVRGYNSIYSAKNILDGKPESYWATDDDFKTPEVIMDLGQPIVFDIISIQEFIKLGQRIEEFAVDAWQDNNWKEIHKGTSIGAKRIVKLEAPVTTQKVRLRVTKSPVSIAISEFGLYKDSE; this is encoded by the coding sequence ATGAGAAAATCCATAACTGCGCTCTTCCTCCTTACGGCGCTGAATACCTTCGCCCAAACTCCCCCAAAACCTTACGGCGCGCTTCCGGCTCCCAGACAGATACTTTGGCACCAGACAGAGGTTTACGGCCTGATACACTTTACCCCTACCACCTTTGAAAACAAGGAGTGGGGTTTTGGCGATGCTGATCCGAAGACTTTCAATCCAAGTGATTTTAATGCCGAACAGATCGTGCTCGCAGCCAAGGCAGGTGGCCTGAAAGGAATTGTTCTGGTAGCCAAACACCACGACGGATTTGCGCTCTGGCCGACGAAAACCACAGAATACAATATCTCCAAAAGCCCATTCCGGGATGGAAAAGGGGATCTGGTGAAAGAAGTGGCCGACGCGACAAGAAAACACGGACTTAAATTCGGCGTATACTGCTCGCCCTGGGACAGAAATAATGCGAAGTACGGAACGCCGGAATACCTGGCGATTTACCGCGAGCAGCTCCGCGAACTTTATACCAATTACGGAGAACTGTTTATGTCGTGGCACGACGGCGCCAACGGCGGCGATGGATACTATGGGGGCGCCAGGGAAAAACGCTCGATCGACAATACGACTTATTATCAATGGGATTCCACCTGGACAAACCTGACCCGCAAATTGCAACCTAATGCCAACATTTTCAGCGATATCGGCTGGGACGTGCGCTGGGCAGGCAACGAAGACGGCAGCGTGAACGAAACTTCGTGGGCTACTTTGACCCCAAAACCTTCGGAAGGCCAGAATGTAGCCGTACCGGGCCAGGCGAATGCGACTGAAAACCCGGGCGGCACCCGCAACGGAAAGTTTTGGATTCCGGCTGAATGTGACGTTCCATTGCGTAAGGGCTGGTTTTATCATCCAAATGAAAAACCGAAAACACCCGAAAAGCTATTTGATCTATACCTCAAAAGCGTAGGTCGCGGCGCGGCATTGGATCTTGGCCTGGCGCCCGACACGCGCGGACAGCTGCACGCAGACGACGTTGCTACATTAAAAGCATTCGGCGATCGCGTGAGCAAGACTTTTGCGACCAACCTGATCAGCCGGGCTACTTCGAAAGCAGTGAATGTAAGAGGCTATAATTCTATTTACAGCGCCAAAAATATCCTCGACGGAAAGCCGGAAAGTTATTGGGCGACGGACGATGATTTCAAAACACCCGAGGTGATCATGGACCTCGGCCAGCCGATCGTTTTTGATATCATCAGCATTCAGGAATTCATCAAACTCGGCCAGCGAATAGAGGAATTTGCAGTTGACGCCTGGCAGGACAATAATTGGAAAGAAATTCACAAGGGTACCAGCATTGGCGCCAAAAGGATCGTCAAACTGGAAGCACCGGTTACTACACAAAAAGTGAGGCTGCGGGTCACCAAATCGCCCGTCAGCATTGCGATTAGCGAGTTCGGATTGTACAAAGATTCGGAATAG
- a CDS encoding alpha-L-fucosidase, producing the protein MNLKLKAMLLAALLTGSISFAQQHAEQDHSKYVAPTDPLVQQKLAKWQDVKFGLLMHWGTYSQWGIVESWSLCPEDEGWCERRGPHSHDWYAYKKAYEDIAKTFNPVKFNPERWAQAAKNAGMKYVVFTTKHHDGFAMFDSKYTDYKITNTPFKSNPKSNVTKEVLSAFRNQGFMTGTYFSKPDWNTEFYWWKYFPPKDRNASYDPKKRPELWNKFKDFTYNQIEELMSDYGSVDILWLDGGWVRPMNTIDPNISWQKSIPYEQDIDMARIAKMARSHQPGLLVVDRTVTGEFENYVTPEQSIPDHYMSIPWESCMTMGDSWSYIPKENFKSTQKLVHTLVDIVAKGGNLLLNVAPGPDGEWHEEAYTRLEEIGKWMNVNGVGIYETKPLAPYRQGKWAFTKKGDTTYAFYLADAGEKLPESLKPEGLPMPANAKITLAGNKKALKIKDGAIQIPAKIAAEIGQRPAYLFVID; encoded by the coding sequence ATGAATTTAAAGTTAAAAGCAATGCTGCTTGCAGCTTTGCTAACAGGAAGCATATCGTTTGCCCAGCAGCATGCTGAGCAGGATCATTCCAAATATGTTGCGCCGACCGATCCGCTGGTGCAGCAAAAGCTGGCCAAATGGCAGGATGTGAAATTTGGCCTGCTGATGCATTGGGGAACGTATAGTCAGTGGGGAATCGTGGAGTCCTGGTCACTTTGCCCGGAAGACGAAGGCTGGTGCGAGCGCCGCGGGCCGCATTCGCATGATTGGTACGCTTATAAAAAAGCCTACGAGGATATTGCCAAGACATTTAACCCCGTCAAATTCAACCCGGAGCGCTGGGCGCAGGCCGCTAAAAATGCGGGGATGAAATATGTGGTTTTTACAACAAAACACCACGACGGATTTGCGATGTTCGATTCCAAGTACACCGATTACAAAATCACCAACACACCATTTAAATCGAATCCTAAAAGCAATGTGACGAAGGAAGTACTGTCTGCATTCCGCAACCAGGGCTTCATGACAGGTACTTACTTTTCAAAACCTGACTGGAACACGGAGTTTTACTGGTGGAAATATTTCCCGCCAAAAGACCGGAATGCTTCCTACGACCCTAAAAAGCGCCCGGAGCTTTGGAATAAGTTCAAAGATTTCACCTACAATCAGATTGAAGAGCTGATGTCCGACTATGGCTCCGTCGACATTCTATGGCTCGACGGCGGCTGGGTGCGACCAATGAATACCATCGATCCGAATATCAGCTGGCAAAAAAGTATTCCTTATGAGCAGGATATCGATATGGCCCGCATTGCTAAAATGGCGAGATCACACCAGCCGGGACTGCTTGTGGTAGACAGAACGGTCACCGGTGAGTTTGAAAATTACGTTACACCCGAACAATCCATTCCTGATCATTATATGTCGATCCCGTGGGAATCGTGCATGACAATGGGCGATTCATGGTCATACATTCCGAAGGAGAATTTTAAATCGACTCAAAAACTGGTGCATACGCTGGTTGATATTGTCGCAAAAGGCGGGAATCTGCTTTTAAATGTAGCACCAGGCCCCGACGGAGAGTGGCACGAAGAAGCTTATACACGCCTCGAAGAAATAGGAAAGTGGATGAATGTAAATGGTGTCGGTATTTACGAAACCAAGCCGCTCGCCCCCTATCGTCAGGGCAAATGGGCGTTTACAAAAAAGGGGGATACCACTTATGCATTCTATCTGGCCGATGCAGGCGAAAAGCTGCCTGAAAGCCTGAAACCGGAAGGATTACCAATGCCAGCCAATGCAAAGATCACTTTGGCAGGAAACAAAAAAGCTTTGAAAATCAAAGATGGTGCAATCCAGATACCGGCGAAAATTGCAGCTGAAATCGGTCAGCGGCCGGCTTATTTGTTTGTGATTGATTAG
- a CDS encoding isoaspartyl peptidase/L-asparaginase family protein, whose product MKSNRRSFLRLSALALPFTKVNELFAKAPAANMPLVVSTWDSGKIANGGAWPVLEKGGSALDAVEQAAIEIENEVNCCVGLGGNPDRDGFVTLDACIMDDKANCGSVAFVERIKHPITLARKIMETTPHVCLVGEGAQQFAVANGIPLESGELSPDAKKAYEEWLKKGEYKPVINIEHQQSKPAKGHGPFAPNRFDDGSFNHDTMGTIAMDAKGNLSGMCTTSGMGFKMRGRVGDSPIIGAGLFVDNEVGAATSSGQGEEVIRICGTHTVVELMRSGLSPEAACKKAVERIIKINPEKAKTFQVGFIAINKKGEVGAYSIQKGFNYTVNDKTGKQRILNAKSHFA is encoded by the coding sequence ATGAAATCCAACCGCAGATCCTTCCTCCGCTTATCGGCTCTTGCTTTGCCATTTACAAAAGTGAATGAATTGTTTGCAAAAGCCCCGGCAGCGAACATGCCGCTGGTTGTATCCACCTGGGATAGCGGTAAAATCGCCAATGGCGGCGCCTGGCCGGTTTTGGAAAAAGGCGGCAGCGCATTGGACGCTGTGGAGCAGGCTGCGATCGAGATAGAAAATGAGGTTAATTGCTGTGTTGGCCTGGGCGGTAACCCGGACCGTGACGGTTTTGTAACACTCGACGCCTGTATTATGGATGATAAGGCAAATTGCGGCTCGGTAGCGTTTGTGGAGCGGATTAAACATCCTATTACCCTGGCCCGGAAAATAATGGAGACTACGCCGCACGTGTGTCTGGTAGGGGAAGGCGCACAGCAGTTTGCAGTCGCAAACGGCATTCCGCTTGAATCGGGTGAGCTGTCGCCGGACGCGAAGAAAGCTTATGAAGAATGGTTGAAAAAAGGCGAATACAAGCCCGTTATCAATATAGAACACCAGCAATCCAAGCCTGCAAAAGGGCACGGACCATTTGCGCCAAACCGTTTCGACGACGGCTCCTTTAACCACGATACGATGGGCACAATTGCCATGGACGCGAAAGGAAACCTGTCAGGCATGTGCACTACGAGCGGAATGGGCTTTAAAATGCGCGGCCGGGTGGGTGATTCTCCGATTATCGGCGCCGGGCTTTTTGTTGATAATGAAGTGGGCGCTGCGACTTCCTCAGGTCAGGGAGAAGAAGTGATCCGGATCTGCGGCACGCACACCGTCGTGGAGTTGATGCGCTCGGGACTTTCTCCGGAGGCAGCCTGCAAAAAGGCTGTGGAACGCATTATCAAGATCAATCCCGAAAAAGCAAAAACGTTTCAGGTCGGCTTTATCGCAATCAATAAGAAAGGTGAAGTAGGCGCATACTCGATCCAGAAAGGCTTCAATTATACGGTTAATGACAAAACCGGAAAGCAGCGGATTTTGAATGCCAAAAGCCACTTTGCCTGA
- a CDS encoding ABC transporter ATP-binding protein, translated as MVLEIRDLRQQYGDLEILAIAHFAISHGIYWVQGENGAGKSTLFRTLSGMLPCTGSVVIDGQFDLKKHPVEYRLRLNLGEAEPLYPAFLTPADLIAFVAEAKKAPEGQADELISRLGINYLKNNFGSCSSGMVKKVSLALAFLGNPKIIILDEPLITIDKQAREALFGIIRTYHESGVTFLLSSHQPFQQEGLEITQSFGLRNKTLVPLSLP; from the coding sequence ATGGTTCTGGAAATTCGTGACCTGCGCCAACAGTATGGAGATCTGGAAATTCTTGCAATTGCGCATTTTGCAATAAGTCACGGGATTTACTGGGTTCAGGGCGAAAATGGCGCAGGTAAGTCAACGCTTTTCAGGACATTATCGGGCATGCTGCCTTGCACGGGATCTGTAGTGATCGATGGGCAGTTTGATCTTAAAAAACATCCGGTCGAGTACAGGTTAAGGTTAAATCTGGGCGAAGCTGAACCTTTGTACCCCGCATTTCTGACGCCCGCCGACCTGATCGCATTTGTCGCCGAGGCCAAAAAGGCGCCGGAAGGTCAGGCGGACGAGCTTATTTCCCGGCTTGGCATCAATTATCTGAAAAACAACTTTGGCAGCTGTTCCAGTGGAATGGTCAAGAAGGTCTCGCTGGCGCTGGCTTTTTTAGGTAATCCCAAAATCATTATTCTCGATGAGCCGCTGATCACGATTGACAAGCAGGCGAGAGAAGCTTTGTTTGGTATCATCCGGACTTACCACGAATCGGGCGTCACATTTTTGCTTTCTTCGCACCAGCCTTTTCAGCAGGAAGGTCTGGAAATCACGCAAAGTTTCGGGCTGCGCAATAAGACGCTTGTTCCGCTTTCGCTGCCATGA
- a CDS encoding SDR family oxidoreductase has protein sequence MSESLKTALITGGSKGIGFGIAQVLIKEGIRVAITSRSKENAEQAAAELNKISEGFAIGIESDVRNYESQQNAVQTILNKWGQLDYFIANAGVGHFAPIEELTPEQWQETIDINLTGVFFSAKASLAALTSSKGYFISIASLAGTNFFENGTAYNASKFGLVGFSQAMMLDVRKAGIRVTTIMPGSVASEFNNHSPSEKDAWKIQPEDIGQIISDLIKLPARTLPSKIEVRPSMPSK, from the coding sequence ATGTCAGAATCATTAAAAACCGCATTGATAACCGGCGGGTCCAAAGGAATAGGGTTCGGGATTGCCCAGGTACTTATTAAAGAAGGAATCCGCGTCGCAATTACCAGTCGCTCCAAAGAGAACGCAGAGCAGGCCGCCGCCGAGCTCAACAAGATCAGTGAAGGTTTCGCGATCGGGATCGAATCGGATGTGAGAAACTATGAGTCGCAGCAAAATGCAGTGCAGACCATACTCAACAAATGGGGCCAACTGGATTATTTTATCGCCAATGCAGGTGTCGGACATTTCGCTCCGATTGAAGAACTTACCCCGGAACAATGGCAGGAAACAATTGATATTAACCTGACAGGCGTGTTTTTCAGTGCAAAAGCATCACTAGCTGCATTGACCAGCTCGAAAGGTTATTTCATCTCTATTGCAAGTCTGGCCGGAACCAACTTCTTCGAGAACGGAACTGCCTACAATGCAAGCAAATTCGGCTTGGTAGGCTTTTCACAGGCGATGATGCTGGACGTAAGGAAAGCGGGGATCAGGGTTACTACCATCATGCCCGGCTCCGTGGCCAGCGAGTTCAATAACCATTCACCTTCTGAAAAAGATGCATGGAAAATCCAGCCTGAGGATATCGGTCAAATTATTTCGGACCTGATCAAGTTGCCCGCACGCACATTGCCGAGCAAAATTGAAGTAAGACCATCTATGCCTTCCAAATAG
- the fabG gene encoding 3-oxoacyl-[acyl-carrier-protein] reductase: MKIVENKVALVTGASRGIGRAIALRLAQEGADVAFTYLSSVEKGEALTKELEAFGVKAKGYRSDASDFQAADQLVTDVVADFGKLDVLINNAGVTKDGLLMRMSEEQWDTVIRINLKSVFNLTKAATKSMMRAKSGSIINITSVVGISGNAGQSNYAASKAGIIGFTKSIALELGSRNIRSNAVAPGFIETEMTGAVESKAVEEWKQSIPMKRGGQPEEVADACVFLASDLSRYITGQVIQVDGGMLT, from the coding sequence ATGAAAATAGTAGAAAACAAGGTTGCATTGGTAACCGGAGCTTCCCGGGGAATTGGTCGTGCGATTGCTTTGAGACTGGCCCAGGAGGGAGCTGATGTTGCATTTACTTATCTTTCCAGTGTTGAAAAAGGCGAGGCGCTGACCAAGGAACTCGAAGCTTTTGGTGTAAAGGCAAAAGGTTACCGCTCCGATGCATCTGATTTCCAGGCAGCTGACCAGCTCGTAACCGATGTAGTAGCCGATTTCGGAAAGCTCGATGTGCTGATCAACAATGCAGGCGTGACCAAAGACGGACTGTTGATGAGAATGAGCGAAGAGCAATGGGATACGGTAATCAGAATCAACCTGAAATCTGTTTTTAATTTGACAAAAGCGGCTACCAAAAGCATGATGCGCGCCAAAAGCGGATCGATCATTAATATCACTTCCGTGGTTGGGATCAGCGGAAATGCAGGCCAATCCAACTATGCGGCTTCCAAAGCAGGTATTATCGGTTTTACAAAATCCATCGCACTTGAATTAGGCTCCCGTAACATCAGGTCCAATGCAGTTGCCCCCGGGTTTATCGAAACGGAAATGACCGGCGCGGTAGAATCCAAAGCAGTGGAGGAATGGAAACAATCCATCCCGATGAAGCGCGGCGGACAACCTGAGGAAGTGGCTGACGCCTGCGTTTTTCTGGCCTCGGATCTGTCCAGATATATTACCGGCCAGGTCATTCAGGTCGACGGTGGTATGTTAACCTAG
- a CDS encoding VWA domain-containing protein, translated as MRSELIFQTPYWFLIFCIAAGLLYAFLLYQPTASWGKKWNYILAAFRGITVALICFLLLSPLVRKTETSVDKAKIVFAIDDSESVGAYGKAVMKDVAEATGQLNASGFEVSMETLSGTSKTQPDSIRFDKNKTDLTGMLQSIRSNFEGRNLTEVILVSDGIVNQGVSPAYNNFPFKVSPLAVGDTVPDLDIRIKDVVNNRIAYLGNEFPIRAEIAANGLAGKATTVTLKQNGRVIQSQNVAIDRPDFFKAIDFKATSAQKGVQHFTLEIGQVSGETSKRNNRRDVYIDIIDGKQKVLIMALAPHPDIKSLRSVIEANENYELDINILSISTNVPAATKPYDLVILHQIPNVLGLGNAQIRRFIDAKTPLFFILGNQSAVPLANSLNRSLTINTSNNQLDKVTARFNPAFQQLNFDTESLKLLERLPPLSVPFGEYNLSSGTETILYQKVGTLNTSKPLLVLNTSGDHKVAVLAGEGLWQWRQEEFAQTNKQEVVDNLFQKLIQILSLREDKRKFRVYPTNNEFEAGEQVTFQTEIYNDIYEPIFGQEVKLDITDEKGKTKQFTYTHSSESPRFNMTGLQEGVYRYMASTALRAGQERSAGQFIVKNVDLEMNNTTADFGMLRELAGRSGGELLKPSSLASYVQKLKSERPADRLDSSEEMVELIYMKWLFFLLILLLGAEWGLRKYHGGY; from the coding sequence ATGCGGTCCGAACTTATCTTTCAAACTCCTTACTGGTTCCTTATTTTCTGCATTGCGGCCGGGCTTTTGTATGCATTTCTGTTGTATCAGCCAACTGCTTCCTGGGGTAAAAAGTGGAACTATATTCTGGCGGCTTTCCGTGGAATCACGGTTGCGTTAATTTGCTTTCTGCTGCTCAGTCCGCTGGTCAGGAAGACGGAAACTTCTGTCGATAAGGCCAAGATCGTTTTCGCGATTGATGATTCAGAGTCGGTAGGAGCGTACGGGAAAGCCGTCATGAAGGACGTGGCCGAAGCGACCGGACAATTGAATGCTTCCGGCTTTGAAGTAAGTATGGAGACATTAAGCGGTACTTCGAAAACGCAGCCCGATTCTATACGTTTTGACAAAAATAAAACAGACCTGACCGGCATGCTGCAATCGATCCGCAGCAACTTTGAGGGCAGGAACCTGACGGAAGTGATCCTGGTTTCTGATGGTATTGTAAATCAGGGTGTTTCTCCGGCTTATAACAATTTTCCTTTTAAAGTGAGCCCGCTGGCCGTGGGCGACACGGTGCCGGATCTGGATATCCGTATCAAAGATGTGGTTAATAACCGGATCGCATACCTCGGCAACGAATTCCCGATCCGGGCTGAAATTGCTGCAAACGGGCTTGCCGGCAAAGCAACTACGGTCACGCTCAAACAAAACGGGCGGGTGATCCAAAGTCAGAATGTAGCGATCGACCGGCCGGACTTCTTCAAGGCGATTGATTTCAAGGCTACTTCTGCTCAAAAGGGAGTGCAGCATTTTACGCTGGAAATCGGGCAGGTCTCGGGTGAGACTTCCAAACGGAATAATCGCCGGGATGTGTATATTGATATTATCGACGGTAAACAAAAGGTCCTGATCATGGCGCTGGCGCCGCACCCGGATATTAAGAGTCTGAGAAGCGTGATAGAGGCGAATGAAAATTATGAGTTGGATATTAATATTTTGTCGATTTCCACTAATGTACCCGCGGCTACGAAACCTTATGACCTGGTGATACTGCACCAGATACCGAATGTTCTTGGACTTGGGAATGCGCAGATCAGGAGGTTTATCGACGCTAAAACACCTTTGTTCTTTATACTAGGTAACCAGTCGGCAGTGCCGCTGGCGAATTCGCTCAACCGCTCGCTGACGATCAATACTTCCAACAACCAGCTTGACAAAGTTACTGCACGCTTCAATCCGGCATTTCAGCAGCTTAATTTTGACACAGAAAGTCTGAAATTGCTGGAAAGGCTGCCACCACTTTCGGTCCCGTTTGGGGAATATAATCTTTCCTCAGGCACAGAAACAATTCTTTATCAGAAGGTAGGGACCTTGAATACCAGCAAACCTCTGCTCGTTTTGAACACCAGCGGTGACCATAAAGTAGCTGTACTCGCGGGGGAAGGATTGTGGCAGTGGCGACAGGAAGAATTTGCACAAACCAATAAGCAGGAGGTGGTCGATAATCTTTTTCAGAAACTGATTCAGATACTTTCGCTACGGGAAGACAAGCGTAAATTCAGGGTTTATCCCACCAATAATGAGTTTGAAGCCGGAGAACAGGTAACGTTTCAGACAGAGATCTATAACGATATTTACGAACCGATTTTCGGGCAGGAAGTGAAGCTGGACATTACGGATGAAAAAGGCAAAACAAAGCAATTTACCTATACGCATTCCAGCGAATCGCCCAGGTTTAATATGACCGGCCTGCAGGAGGGTGTATACCGCTACATGGCTTCTACGGCTTTGCGGGCAGGTCAGGAGCGGTCAGCCGGACAGTTTATTGTCAAAAATGTTGATCTGGAAATGAATAATACCACTGCCGATTTCGGCATGCTGCGGGAACTTGCCGGCCGCTCCGGTGGTGAATTACTTAAGCCCTCTTCGCTTGCTTCCTACGTACAAAAGTTAAAAAGTGAACGCCCCGCCGACCGTCTGGACAGCTCTGAGGAAATGGTTGAATTGATTTATATGAAATGGCTGTTTTTTTTGCTGATACTTCTGCTCGGCGCTGAATGGGGATTAAGAAAGTACCATGGCGGATACTAA
- a CDS encoding DUF2279 domain-containing protein, producing the protein MLRGIFAAQSVLYLGTIYGLSKSWYKQPLTNFTIQDDSREWLQMDKVGHVYTSFQIARHTAALYKKTGISKRQMLVYGAISGIIFQTPIEILDGFSPDYGFSPGDMIGNIAGSALYLGQVALWDEVRIHPKFSFHATRLAKVRPELLGKSLTESWLKDYNGQTYWLSASPQSFFPGSSWPGWLCFSVGYGIHDMVSAEVSTSRKMGYRPYRQFYLSVDIDLTKIKTKSKFVRTIGFLVNSLKIPAPALQFSRHGIDFKPFYF; encoded by the coding sequence ATGTTACGGGGGATTTTTGCAGCTCAATCTGTTTTGTACCTTGGAACGATCTACGGGCTGAGTAAATCCTGGTACAAACAGCCGCTCACCAACTTCACGATTCAGGACGATTCCCGCGAGTGGCTTCAAATGGACAAAGTGGGGCACGTTTACACATCATTCCAGATCGCCCGTCACACGGCTGCACTTTATAAAAAAACAGGTATTTCGAAAAGGCAAATGCTTGTTTACGGGGCTATTTCAGGCATTATTTTCCAAACCCCCATTGAAATCCTCGACGGCTTTTCACCCGATTACGGATTCTCACCGGGAGATATGATCGGCAATATCGCGGGCTCTGCTTTATATCTCGGCCAAGTGGCATTATGGGACGAAGTCCGTATTCATCCCAAGTTTTCATTTCACGCAACCCGTCTGGCGAAAGTGCGGCCGGAGCTGCTGGGAAAGAGTTTGACAGAAAGTTGGCTGAAAGATTACAATGGGCAGACCTACTGGTTGTCTGCCAGTCCGCAATCATTTTTTCCGGGAAGCAGTTGGCCGGGCTGGCTCTGCTTTTCAGTTGGTTATGGGATTCACGACATGGTTTCGGCAGAAGTATCCACGAGCCGGAAAATGGGTTACCGGCCTTACCGGCAATTTTATTTGTCTGTTGATATCGACCTGACCAAGATCAAAACAAAGAGTAAATTTGTTCGTACTATCGGCTTCCTTGTCAATTCCTTAAAGATACCTGCTCCTGCATTGCAGTTCAGCAGGCATGGTATCGATTTTAAGCCGTTTTATTTTTGA